TTCAGTGCAGATGTCTGAAAGTCAAAGACAATGCTCACATATATCAGGTGAGGTTGGAAATATgtgttttattctctttaatgaTGCTTTACACGCTCTTCTGTACCTGCTTCTATTACCAGACTCGTTGTAACTGCATGCGTTGCATCGGATTGGCCTTTTTTAAATAGAATGTATCCTAAATGGTTTGAACTTTCACattcaaatgttttgataatgtctgtttttgttaaAGAGTGGTTTGATATGACGATGAGCCTTCCTCtgagctgctctgcagcagtggCTGCCTCTCTCCGTAGCTCAACGCCCTCTTCCTTCTCTGGTTCCGCTTCCACCTCCTTCTTGCGACGACTATCAGAGCAGCCATAATCGAAGCAATCAAAGCTCCCAGGATCCCGGCCCCCAGCAGCCACTGCCAGATTTCCTGGGCTTGCTGCAAGTAGGGGGTCAAAAACTCCTGAACAAACCTCTGACCTGTGGAGATGGAGAGGGGATTAGATGCAACTAGGAGTAAAAGAGGTACCAAAAACACATTTAGTTGATATGTTTAAAGTTATGCACTAACCTGGATCCAACAGGTAGGCATACTCATATCCTAATGCTTTGTTGGACAGAAAGTAGTCTCCGTTTCTGTAGAGGGGTAGGAAAGGTATCATGTAGTAGCCGTCATTATGCCCAATAGGGGCATTGGCTCGTGGGTAGATGCTCCTGGGAGGCTGGTGGGTCCTGAGCCAGCGCTCAAAGATGCTACAAAGGACaaaatgtagtaaacaaaaggaaaataaatgtggtTGATTGTTCAAATAGATAATTGTGAGCATCGTGCATCAATAAATGATGCAACATGGTGATAAACACTATGGGTTGGGCATGGGTTACCTGTCAATGAAGGCATGGTGAAGCAGGAATATGGGGTCGTTGGCTGAACCCTGGACGGAGGACATGGAGCCGTTCATGAAGACGTGCAGGGAGTTGTGCATGGTGCTCTGGCCTAGTACTGCTTGCCCGGTCTCAGGGCTGGCAAATCCTGTAGGAGTCCATACAAACAGGTTACATATAGTTAAAGATAATggataaataataacaaaatggagaaaatatcAGGTGTAAGCAAGATAGAATACAGTAAATCACATGGGGAGAAAGATGAGCTTTGTAGAAAAAACTGAGAAGGACTTAAAGGATAGTGAGGAAGTGCATAAAATATATGCAGACAGTCTGACACCATTAAAGGTTATTCTCCTCCCCAGAATACACTGAACAATCTGAAAGGCCTTTAGAAGGTAAATAGCAGTTATTTCTAAAAACTATGAAAGCTACTGTATGCAAAGTCGAATCCCATTGTGATGACTTAGATATTTTGAAAGTTCATTGGAGTTGTTTTGAACAGAAAGTAGAAAAACCATTCTATGGTGTATATATAAATGTCATGTTATAAGGTATGCTTTCAGACTTATTCTAATTTAGGTTTTTGCACCTAAATGTGACAAAGcagccaccatgtttgacagtaggTATGATGTTCATTCtattaaattgtgttttagttttatgtcaGATGTAAAGCGACGTGCACCTTCCAATCCCCCCCCAACGACCCTTTGTTTCTTtagtccacaaaatattttcccaaaagtctggAGCATCATCAGGATATGTTTAGGCACACAtgaaatgtacatttatgttctttttggtcagcagtggttttggccatttttgcccggtctctttcttattgttaaatatgaacactgaccttaactgaggcaagtgaagtCTGTGTGGTGCTTTAAATGTTCTATGTTATTTAGCAAACCCAAGCATGATTCCTTCAAAAATCATAACACAATAGGACcaaaagaatatttaaaaatgacatttagTTGGATAGATATTTTAAactaacttttttgttttagtttaggtATCCATGTTTATAGGTTTGTTCTACGTGAAACTGAACAATCctgttttactaaataaagataaatataTTGTAGGTGAAGCTTAGGACCATGGCTCTACCTTTTCTCTTTCTGCCCTCTGCCCACCTACATAATCCAGTGTTCTGTACCCCCTTCATTACTTTTCCATAATATGTAAGATAGCAGGCGTCTAGAGTAGGTGTTTAACTCACAAGAGTGTAAAGTGATTTTTTGTATGTTTACCCTCCAGGACGTTTCTAAAGCTCATGTTGGCAAATCGGTCCATGTTTCCTGTCTCGTACTCGGGAAGGCCCACAGCGAAGTCCACATCAGCTGTTGTAGGAAGTCTCGGCACACGGTTTCTATCGTGGTTGCCTGGATTACGCAACAGTGGACCCTCTCCAGTGGCATTGCACAAGGCTTCTCGGTTGTTGTACTCCTCTGGCTGCGAGCAGATCACCTAGACCACAAAATAtacaaacacaaatgcttcttaAAACAATGTCAGTGAATAGTCTTTGAAACCTAGAATAAGAGTGGTCATATGAAGAGTAGCTGCATATATCTCCTAAGTAGCCTAGTGTTTATGATTTTGTTAATAGGAAAGAAAGCAGAAAGCGAATTTCTTCAAGATTTCTTCAACTGTTTTCTCCGGAATGGAGTCAGACTATGACAGATTTTCCTACCTTCCACGAGGAGAAGACCGAAGCAGGGCTGATGAGGTTGGGATTGAGGGAGTTGCGTCCGCCCATCAGAGCATCGGTGCACACTTCGCAAGACTGGGAGTTCCTCCAGTCCCAGTATGGGATGGTAAAGTTAAAATCTCCTGTTATTTTCCTTATCTCATTCTCCCAGTGAAGCAGGAAGACCCTGTGCCAGGGCAGAAATGCCGCGGATTCATGGGCAAAGTCGATGTCTCTCCAGACATTTCCTGGTCCCCCCAAAAAGGTGTCTCTGGAGACATAGTAGTGTATCCAGACAAACAGGTCGTAGGTGTTGATGTCAGAAAACTTGGGGTTCTCCCCATTTTCTCCCATCTCTGCTCTTGTTGCTGTAGAGATGACATAGTCAGGGTTGATGCTGTTTTTAGCCAAATTGAGGTAAGAGATGAACTTCTGCTGCTCAACAGTTGACATGGTCATGATGTTCCTGCGCACTGATTCTCTGTACTGGGCACAATTTGCACCCCAGTACCCAAACCTGCATTCTCCACAGTTAAACCCTCCATAGTTTCCAGCACAGCGACACGTCCGGTTGAAGAAAGCCAAAGGCCAGCGCTCTCTGTCATCAATCCCAGTGTGTGGGTACTGTGGCCCGTTGGGCTCTTCTGAGACCAGCACCTCAGTGCAGAACCCCCGGCCTGACAGGGCTCCACAAGGCGAGCTGTCTCCTTCCCAAATCGGACAGCACTCTTTAGTTCGCAGCCCCTCGGAGTTGGCACAGGGGCGAGGAAATTGGGATAAACAAACCCCCATCAGGTGCAGAAGGACAACAGACCCAAAAAAGTTCCTCATCATAAAAGTCACTTTGTTCTGAAACACAATGGTGGTACAAAGAAACAGAACCGGTTACCTTGGCAAACTTTTGCTGACGGAgtcaaacacagaaaagaagCACTGATTAGTTGTTTCATTGGCAAGAAGTTACTTCTAGTTACTGCAAAAAGAGAAATACCAAATTAACAGAATAACTCTTCATCAAAAACAAGTTGAAAATGTAGATTATTTAAGAATCAATGTTAGATTTGGATAACCTACCATGTAAGCTCCTTCGAACCAGTCTTTCACACACCCAGGCAGCTCTCTACTGCTCTCTGCCTACTCATTCAGACGTTTTGGGGGCTGTCCTCTGAAAGAGTCAGTGAtttcatgcacacattcacacacagatTAATAAGAGCATCACATGCTCAGGATAATACTCTTCATTCCCTATTTCACTTTGTCTTTAGACTAGCTGACCTCGCCCTTTCGTACCTCAGGCAGAAGAGGGAGGTTTTGTGGTTATGTGTGCAGCATTCCAACCCCCTCCCCATCAGCCGCCCTCCGAGCCCCCAACCCTCTTGTCAAGGTCTGGGCAGAGATTTTCGGATGACCAACTCAATGTCTCTTTCTGAAAGTCAGAAGAAGAAAtgagtaaaggtgcaaaagaggATTACTGATGTTTTAcactaatcagaatcagaattcaTGCTAATTTGACCCAAACATCCAtaggatttatttgtgattgcCATGTTAGTttctaaatgtgtaaaaatcagtttgtttcattttttgctCAGTCCCACCTGCATGTTAAAATTGAAGCAAACCTGTTTCCTGCATTTGAGCAAAGATCTTGAATCTTAGAAATTGCAACAAAGAGAAGACAATATTGCAAATATAATGAAAAGGTTGAATTTCTTTGTAAAGTCATAGAACATTGATTTAACTCAGATGATCCGAATCTTTCTGGGAGTTCTACTAGTTCATTTAAAATGGGTACAATGGTAAAAGAAAATGCAAGCAAAGTGCTGTACAAGTGTATAAAAATAGAAGATAAAAATAAGATAATAATAGCCATAAGCAATAAAATACAAGGTTGACAATATAAGCAATAAAATCAGTAATCAAAGGCATCATCAATGAAAGAAACAAGGGCTGGCCTAATGGTCGTGTTCTCTGGAATTAAAAGCCAGTTTAATAAGAtgtgttttaaaatcatttaaagttcCAGATGACCTCACAGAAAGAGGGAGACTGCTCTAGAGCCTAGGACCTGTGGCTAAAAAAGTTCTGTCTCTGCTGGTCACCAGTGGAGCCCTGGGAACAACTAAGAACTTCTGGTCCTGAGATCTTAGAGATCTACTGGAGATGTGTGGATGTAAAAGCTCTTTAAGGTAGGGATGTGCCAAACAATTTAGACATTTGAAAACTAAAAGCAAAACCTTAAAAACAATACTATAAAAAACAGGCAGCCAGTGGAAAGAATGAAAAATTGGAGTGACATCTTCATGTTGCCTTTTCCCCGTTAGCAGACGGGCAGCTGAATTTCTAACCATCTGAAGACAGTCTAGAAGTAATAAAATCATGAATAACCCTTTTAAGGGCATCATGAAAGGATAATCCTTGACTTTACTAATAAGCCTCAGATGATAACAGCTAGACTGGACTGCACTGGCTTGTTTATAGATTTAAAATCTGAGTCAAGGATATTGAAGAGTCCAGAGACCCAAAAGCATTGCTGCATCCTGTCAGCAGGTCAGACTTTTTGTCATTTGCAGCTGATGGGAAGCTAGACTTGAGATTAGGGTGGATTTTCACCTcctagcaggacaatgaccattaacatgcagccagagctacaattgaaTCCATTAGATCAAAGAATAgttatgtgttagaatgcccCAGTCAAACTCCAGACAAATATCCAACTGAGAatgtgtggcaagacttgaaaattgttgCTCACAGAAggtctccatccagtctgactgagcttaggCTATATTTCCAAGCATTGACACATTTGCAAAGGGAAAAAGGCATCTACAATTTGATTCTAAATATAGCCAAAAGTAAATGGTTTTGTTG
This genomic window from Girardinichthys multiradiatus isolate DD_20200921_A chromosome 18, DD_fGirMul_XY1, whole genome shotgun sequence contains:
- the tyr gene encoding tyrosinase isoform X2, with protein sequence MMRNFFGSVVLLHLMGVCLSQFPRPCANSEGLRTKECCPIWEGDSSPCGALSGRGFCTEVLVSEEPNGPQYPHTGIDDRERWPLAFFNRTCRCAGNYGGFNCGECRFGYWGANCAQYRESVRRNIMTMSTVEQQKFISYLNLAKNSINPDYVISTATRAEMGENGENPKFSDINTYDLFVWIHYYVSRDTFLGGPGNVWRDIDFAHESAAFLPWHRVFLLHWENEIRKITGDFNFTIPYWDWRNSQSCEVCTDALMGGRNSLNPNLISPASVFSSWKVICSQPEEYNNREALCNATGEGPLLRNPGNHDRNRVPRLPTTADVDFAVGLPEYETGNMDRFANMSFRNVLEGFASPETGQAVLGQSTMHNSLHVFMNGSMSSVQGSANDPIFLLHHAFIDSIFERWLRTHQPPRSIYPRANAPIGHNDGYYMIPFLPLYRNGDYFLSNKALGYEYAYLLDPGQRFVQEFLTPYLQQAQEIWQWLLGAGILGALIASIMAALIVVARRRWKRNQRRKRALSYGERQPLLQSSSEEGSSSYQTTL
- the tyr gene encoding tyrosinase isoform X1; this translates as MNKVTFMMRNFFGSVVLLHLMGVCLSQFPRPCANSEGLRTKECCPIWEGDSSPCGALSGRGFCTEVLVSEEPNGPQYPHTGIDDRERWPLAFFNRTCRCAGNYGGFNCGECRFGYWGANCAQYRESVRRNIMTMSTVEQQKFISYLNLAKNSINPDYVISTATRAEMGENGENPKFSDINTYDLFVWIHYYVSRDTFLGGPGNVWRDIDFAHESAAFLPWHRVFLLHWENEIRKITGDFNFTIPYWDWRNSQSCEVCTDALMGGRNSLNPNLISPASVFSSWKVICSQPEEYNNREALCNATGEGPLLRNPGNHDRNRVPRLPTTADVDFAVGLPEYETGNMDRFANMSFRNVLEGFASPETGQAVLGQSTMHNSLHVFMNGSMSSVQGSANDPIFLLHHAFIDSIFERWLRTHQPPRSIYPRANAPIGHNDGYYMIPFLPLYRNGDYFLSNKALGYEYAYLLDPGQRFVQEFLTPYLQQAQEIWQWLLGAGILGALIASIMAALIVVARRRWKRNQRRKRALSYGERQPLLQSSSEEGSSSYQTTL